The following proteins come from a genomic window of Trifolium pratense cultivar HEN17-A07 linkage group LG4, ARS_RC_1.1, whole genome shotgun sequence:
- the LOC123922461 gene encoding uncharacterized protein LOC123922461 — protein sequence MAKVCKTFDSVVDLVPGKDSIRIKVRVLRLWKVSAFLNPSETSSIEMVLVDEKGGKIHASIKKQFLYMFQSKIEEGEVYKMSYFSVNPQIDSDIGEYALSLISLAEVRSHVIDYEFLVDVIGLLTGIYAEREYVRDGKITKMVVLELTDEENVVRFDCLVLKGKCECALFGDYADDITKKLGKGPGGIPVVIVRTAAEDCVKTIEEIEIKDIVPDQWFLKPKNVVNYRKRKNNVSYGHSGNMKRKKHSKNGKVKFI from the exons ATGGCGAAAGTTTGCAAGACATTCGATAGTGTTGTCGATTTAGTTCCTGGCAAAGATTCAATTCGTATCAAGGTTCGCGTTCTTCGTTTGTGGAAGGTGTCTGCTTTCCTCAATCCATCTGAAACCAGTTCAATTGAGATGGTGTTGGTTGATGaaaag GGCGGGAAGATACATGCTTCCATTAAGAAGCAGTTCTTATACATGTTCCAGTCTAAGATTGAGGAAGGAGAGGTTTATAAGATGTCTTATTTTTCAGTTAATCCTCAAATTG ATTCGGATATTGGTGAATATGCTCTAAGTCTCATATCATTGGCTGAAGTTCGTAGTCATGTCATTGACTATGAGTTTTTGGTTG ATGTCATTGGTTTGTTGACTGGAATTTATGCTGAGAGGGAATATGTGAGGGATGGAAAGATAACTAAGATGGTTGTATTGGAGCTCACtgatgaag AAAATGTAGTTAGATTTGATTGCTTAGTTTTGAA GGGTAAGTGTGAGTGTGCTTTGTTTGGTGACTATGCTGATGATATCACTAAGAAATTGGGTAAGGGTCCTGGTGGAATACCTGTTGTG ATTGTTCGCACTGCAGCGGAGGATTGTGTTAAAACTattgaagaaattgaaatcAAAGACATTGTTCCTGATCAATGGTTCCTTAAACCCAAGAATGTTGTTAACTATAGGAAGCGCAAGAACAATGTTTCGTATGGTCATTCTGGAAATATGAAACGCAAGAAGCATTCCAAGAATGGAAAAGTTAAATTTATCTAG
- the LOC123922462 gene encoding uncharacterized protein LOC123922462, protein MTTAPDETVKKYHELIHIKHGIDKVEYQLRVLKKWNVLDVSKHGRIHSVDMILIDKNGHKIQASIPGLLRCMFDELIVEGYVYVMSNFFVQYNEGKTMASYHKNLFVFNVNIEVKLSWSSKVPRFGTSLIGSENVLDLSERFKYLVDVIGVVTYIRHDKNYFDDGSASKTVAFKLTDHRLVVLRIPY, encoded by the exons ATGACTACGGCTCCAGATGAGACTGTCAAGAAATACCATGAACTGATCCACATTAAGCATGGAATAGATAAAGTTGAGTATCAActaagggttttgaaaaagtgGAATGTTCTTGATGTTAGTAAGCATGGTCGGATTCACTCAGTCGATATGATTTTAATTGACAAAAAT GGTCATAAAATCCAAGCTTCCATTCCTGGTCTTCTTCGTTGTATGTTCGATGAACTCATAGTGGAAGGATATGTGTATGTGATGTCCAATTTCTTTGTCCAATACAACGAGGGTAAGACAATGGCCAGTTACCACAAAAATTTGTTTGTGTTTAATGTTAACATTGAAGTGAAACTGTCATGGAGCTCTAAGGTTCCAAGATTCGGAACCTCTCTAATTGGATCTGAGAATGTTCTTGACCTGTCTGAGAGATTCAAATACTTAGTTG ATGTTATCGGTGTTGTTACCTACATTCGACATGATAAGAACTACTTTGATGACGGTAGCGCCTCAAAGACCGTTGCTTTTAAACTCACAGATCACAGGCTTGTAGTTTTAAGAATTCCATATTAa